Proteins found in one Paenibacillus borealis genomic segment:
- a CDS encoding HAMP domain-containing sensor histidine kinase, giving the protein MNPTDPRVKAPIFPLYSFVLSFVVLGALTTGQMLILQNHLDFTNISQGYIVSVLIYWIFVAAAFTLVTRYQFMKRYHKPMEEFAKATRKVARGDFSVYVSPRHLKNKMDYLDAICMDFNVMVEELGSMETLKTDFFSNVSHEIKTPLSVIQNYAQALKNERLTTEQRAGYIDTIVDSSSRLSELITNILKLNKLEKQNLQPVTEPYDLCAQLCESALLFEEVWTNKNIEFIADIEDCATIEADASLLELIWNNLLSNAIKFTEPGGTVTLQQSSTDDEVIVSISDTGCGMSEETMKHIFDKFYQGDTSHSTEGNGLGLALVLRILQLIGGSITVASVPGVNTTFTVRIPVHHEAATED; this is encoded by the coding sequence GTGAATCCAACGGACCCCAGAGTGAAAGCACCCATCTTTCCTTTGTACAGCTTTGTACTTTCTTTTGTGGTGTTGGGTGCACTCACTACAGGCCAGATGCTGATCCTGCAGAACCACCTGGATTTCACGAACATTTCTCAGGGGTATATTGTATCGGTGCTCATTTACTGGATTTTTGTCGCTGCCGCTTTTACCCTGGTAACCCGCTACCAGTTCATGAAGCGTTATCATAAACCGATGGAGGAATTTGCAAAAGCGACCCGGAAGGTGGCTAGAGGCGATTTCTCCGTCTATGTCTCTCCAAGACATCTTAAAAATAAAATGGATTATCTGGATGCAATCTGCATGGATTTCAATGTGATGGTGGAGGAGCTCGGCAGTATGGAGACGCTCAAAACCGACTTTTTCTCCAACGTGTCCCACGAAATTAAAACTCCATTATCGGTTATTCAGAATTATGCCCAGGCTCTTAAGAATGAAAGGCTCACGACAGAGCAAAGAGCAGGCTACATCGACACCATTGTGGATTCTTCCTCACGGTTAAGCGAACTGATTACCAACATTCTCAAGCTGAATAAGCTGGAAAAGCAGAATTTGCAGCCGGTTACGGAACCCTACGATCTGTGTGCACAGCTATGCGAAAGCGCCCTGCTGTTTGAGGAGGTATGGACAAATAAGAATATTGAGTTTATCGCAGACATTGAGGATTGTGCCACGATTGAGGCAGACGCCAGCCTGCTCGAGCTAATATGGAACAATCTTCTTTCCAACGCCATCAAATTTACAGAGCCCGGCGGGACGGTTACTCTTCAGCAAAGTTCAACGGACGACGAGGTGATTGTCTCCATATCGGATACCGGCTGCGGGATGAGCGAAGAAACGATGAAGCATATTTTCGATAAATTTTATCAGGGCGATACCTCCCACTCCACAGAAGGCAACGGATTGGGACTCGCTCTTGTTCTGCGTATTCTGCAGCTCATCGGCGGCAGTATCACCGTGGCAAGCGTGCCTGGAGTGAACACCACCTTTACCGTGCGTATTCCTGTACATCATGAAGCGGCAACTGAGGATTAA
- a CDS encoding S-layer homology domain-containing protein: protein MRAAPMNRLIKKTALMALCILLLLLDGRAMAEPSAGHKATVAFTAEMQQVLNEAERVLLAEQPFPDEAAVGFFKNGRSLPKGYLEGTADRILEQRGKFASASGLIQTALAYSAAGGNINNIAGIDLYPLLMNHAGLDSEGAAVAAAAYITTNNSTFNTIERTNRYPDMLLYQLLSMQLADGSWSMPGQSIGDPAATARVLTALASVAGSELTEQPVEKAVQWLRDKQQPDGGFEGKTETTAQVIIALSSLGMDAADFAQEGGASLLDHLLAAKLPGGSFAQMPGGGSDRPATVNAYLALTSYKLLSEQAGLLYSGLHHSGPERAVIQVEGPGGTLAGGRITGGDAVKTAAAFLQSKGLAYKLNADAAKPSFTAIEGIQNGRYNGRGEWKIAVYSGGSAWLYAENISSRLTVGDGDQLLVYYADDTELLDQITVEWKDQYGQQSGSSAAANTPFSLRITRSNSQLGGLPAFGVTVTLQGKSAVADSTGKVSFAGIKPGVYPVQVTKYRKEGAPALAKRTFALHIASPELASFSDAGKVAAWARGDLAMALSSGYIQGVSASGNVLAPKQKLTRAEFLTLLLRLLHEFPDGKTVSGFTDVPAGKWYSGTVTKAVELGIVSPAWGKFEPDRGITREEAAVMVVQAARLTTYGSPERMGLADISGLAPASRQAIQAVNEHGVMTGSGGRFEPKQVLVREQAAAILVRLQKLIPGASY from the coding sequence ATGAGAGCAGCACCAATGAACCGTTTGATCAAGAAGACTGCACTTATGGCATTATGTATATTGCTGCTATTGTTGGATGGCAGGGCAATGGCGGAGCCGTCTGCGGGGCACAAGGCAACGGTTGCGTTCACAGCGGAAATGCAGCAGGTCCTGAATGAGGCAGAGCGAGTACTGTTGGCTGAACAGCCGTTTCCGGACGAAGCAGCCGTGGGCTTCTTCAAGAACGGGCGCAGTCTGCCCAAGGGATATTTGGAGGGGACCGCAGACCGGATTCTGGAGCAGCGGGGCAAGTTCGCCTCAGCCTCCGGTCTGATTCAGACAGCGCTGGCTTATAGTGCTGCGGGCGGCAATATCAACAACATAGCCGGGATTGATTTGTATCCGCTGCTCATGAACCATGCCGGCCTTGATTCAGAGGGGGCAGCCGTGGCAGCTGCTGCTTATATTACTACGAATAACTCCACCTTCAATACTATTGAGCGGACGAACCGTTATCCCGATATGCTCCTCTATCAGCTGCTCAGCATGCAGCTGGCGGACGGCAGCTGGTCCATGCCCGGCCAGAGTATTGGTGATCCGGCCGCAACAGCCCGGGTGCTCACGGCGCTGGCTTCGGTAGCGGGATCGGAGCTAACGGAGCAGCCTGTAGAGAAAGCTGTGCAATGGCTGAGGGACAAGCAGCAGCCGGACGGAGGATTTGAAGGCAAGACTGAGACTACGGCGCAAGTGATCATTGCCCTATCGTCCCTGGGAATGGATGCGGCAGACTTTGCGCAAGAAGGCGGTGCTTCGCTGCTGGACCATTTGCTGGCTGCGAAGCTTCCCGGCGGCAGCTTCGCGCAAATGCCGGGCGGCGGCAGTGACCGTCCGGCTACGGTGAACGCCTATCTTGCCCTGACTTCATACAAGCTGCTATCGGAGCAGGCTGGATTACTGTACAGCGGACTGCATCATAGCGGACCTGAACGGGCGGTGATTCAGGTTGAAGGCCCCGGCGGCACGCTAGCCGGCGGTCGTATAACGGGCGGTGATGCGGTGAAGACGGCCGCCGCTTTTTTACAGTCAAAGGGCCTTGCCTATAAGCTGAATGCAGATGCGGCCAAGCCGTCTTTCACAGCTATTGAAGGGATTCAGAATGGACGGTACAACGGACGCGGAGAATGGAAGATTGCCGTTTACAGCGGGGGAAGTGCCTGGCTGTATGCCGAGAACATTTCATCCCGGCTTACCGTTGGTGACGGCGACCAATTGCTGGTTTACTATGCCGATGATACAGAGCTGTTAGACCAGATAACAGTGGAATGGAAGGACCAGTATGGCCAGCAGAGCGGGAGTTCTGCTGCTGCCAATACACCGTTTTCGCTGCGTATAACCAGATCGAACAGCCAGCTAGGCGGACTTCCGGCCTTTGGGGTTACAGTAACACTCCAGGGGAAAAGCGCAGTCGCCGACAGCACCGGAAAGGTGTCCTTTGCCGGAATAAAGCCTGGCGTCTATCCGGTGCAGGTTACCAAATACCGTAAAGAGGGCGCTCCCGCGTTAGCCAAGCGCACGTTTGCGCTGCATATTGCTTCCCCCGAGCTGGCCAGCTTTAGCGATGCCGGTAAAGTTGCCGCCTGGGCAAGGGGGGATCTCGCCATGGCGCTGAGCAGCGGCTATATTCAAGGCGTGAGTGCGAGCGGGAATGTGCTAGCCCCGAAGCAAAAGCTGACCCGGGCCGAATTCTTGACCCTGCTGCTGCGGCTGCTGCATGAGTTCCCTGACGGGAAGACGGTCTCCGGATTTACCGATGTACCGGCAGGCAAATGGTACAGCGGTACTGTCACTAAGGCCGTGGAACTCGGCATCGTCAGCCCCGCATGGGGCAAGTTTGAGCCGGACCGCGGCATTACGCGGGAGGAAGCGGCGGTTATGGTTGTCCAAGCTGCGCGGCTGACCACGTATGGCAGTCCTGAGCGTATGGGCTTAGCTGATATTTCCGGCCTGGCGCCGGCCAGCCGCCAGGCGATTCAAGCCGTCAATGAACACGGAGTAATGACCGGCAGCGGCGGCCGCTTTGAGCCGAAGCAGGTTCTGGTGCGTGAGCAGGCAGCGGCGATTCTGGTCAGGCTGCAGAAGCTCATTCCGGGAGCGTCCTACTAA
- a CDS encoding response regulator transcription factor, with the protein MIHILVVEDDVKLNQIVCTYLNDSGYKAKGCLSPREAYDLMYNQLYDMIISDIMMPEIDGFEFAETVRQLNKTIPILFMTAKDDIISKQKGFKIGIDDYMVKPINMDELIMRVGALLRRANIMEERKLTVGNLMLDADAMTTSIGDEEIPLTLREFNILYKLLSYPKKTFTRAQLMDEFWGVESETSLRAVDVYVTKLRDKLSSCTGFQIVTVRGLGYKAVLL; encoded by the coding sequence ATGATTCATATTTTGGTGGTTGAGGACGATGTGAAGCTTAATCAGATTGTCTGTACCTATTTAAACGATAGCGGCTACAAGGCCAAGGGGTGCCTGAGTCCCCGTGAAGCTTACGATCTAATGTATAACCAATTGTACGATATGATTATTTCCGATATTATGATGCCGGAGATTGACGGGTTTGAATTTGCAGAAACCGTGCGTCAGCTGAACAAGACCATTCCCATACTTTTTATGACTGCCAAGGATGACATTATTTCTAAGCAAAAGGGCTTCAAGATCGGTATAGATGACTACATGGTGAAACCCATTAATATGGATGAGCTGATTATGCGGGTGGGCGCTTTACTGCGCCGGGCTAACATTATGGAGGAACGCAAATTGACAGTGGGCAACCTTATGCTGGATGCAGATGCGATGACCACGTCCATTGGCGATGAAGAGATCCCGCTCACGCTTAGGGAGTTCAATATTCTGTACAAGCTGCTCTCTTACCCGAAAAAAACCTTCACGCGCGCCCAGCTCATGGACGAATTCTGGGGTGTGGAATCTGAAACCAGCCTGCGGGCTGTAGATGTGTACGTAACCAAGCTGCGGGATAAGCTTTCTTCCTGCACGGGCTTCCAAATCGTGACCGTACGCGGCTTGGGGTATAAGGCGGTGTTACTGTGA
- a CDS encoding MFS transporter, protein MPKLSDGQEPPSPYAVHSSEQGQNGLARAGKLRWNTKLLYGSGETVNVITITVIGMYYLFFLTDYVGLSPTLAGGIFMIGRIWDAFIDPVMGIVTDRTRTKWGRRRPFLLLAALPIGLLFFLMWSYPGAGTDTLNAIYFTAAYMLFMTTLTLYYVPYLSLVAELTDDYNERTSVNNYRIVIQLLMGLVAAVIPKMIADSYTDAFLGYRMMGLAVGLFIVLIPLLLFFRVQESERNFLQSKSPSPRFSSEIRLALASQPFRRLLLLYVGCYAASNVIEGFVIYYMKYWLGREEEMSYLLVTVILAGVFTLPLWTKLSQAAGKKTTIICGLLLWAVSQLGWMLLTPGSPSYLVYLIGAIVGAGYGVAHVIPWSMLPDVLDADELRTGLRREGLYSGIMTFFMKTSNSLAIFLIGILLEAAGYMPNQIQDGPAQMTIRTTMTFAPELFIVAGLIAAFLYPLGKDDYERNRVRLYEQSKTS, encoded by the coding sequence ATGCCTAAGTTATCGGACGGACAAGAACCGCCTTCTCCGTACGCTGTCCATTCTTCGGAGCAGGGGCAGAACGGCCTCGCCCGGGCCGGGAAGCTGCGCTGGAATACTAAGCTGTTGTACGGTTCGGGTGAAACCGTAAATGTGATTACCATCACGGTAATCGGCATGTACTATCTGTTCTTCCTCACCGATTACGTCGGTTTGTCACCCACCCTTGCCGGAGGGATCTTCATGATCGGCCGGATCTGGGATGCGTTTATCGATCCGGTTATGGGGATTGTAACCGACCGGACGCGCACGAAATGGGGACGGAGAAGACCGTTTTTGCTGCTTGCTGCGCTTCCAATCGGCCTGCTCTTTTTCCTCATGTGGAGTTACCCGGGAGCGGGAACCGACACTCTAAATGCCATTTATTTCACCGCTGCCTATATGCTGTTCATGACCACATTAACGCTCTATTACGTGCCTTACCTTAGTCTGGTCGCCGAACTGACGGATGATTATAACGAGAGGACCAGCGTTAACAATTACCGGATCGTCATTCAATTATTAATGGGGCTGGTCGCTGCCGTCATCCCCAAAATGATTGCTGACAGCTATACAGATGCCTTCCTGGGCTACAGGATGATGGGGCTGGCCGTCGGGCTGTTCATCGTCCTCATTCCGCTGCTGCTGTTCTTCCGGGTACAAGAAAGCGAACGCAATTTCCTTCAAAGCAAGTCGCCTTCTCCCCGCTTCAGCTCCGAAATCCGGCTTGCGCTGGCCAGCCAGCCCTTCCGCCGCCTGCTGCTGCTCTATGTCGGCTGCTACGCGGCGTCCAATGTCATCGAAGGATTCGTAATTTATTACATGAAATATTGGCTGGGCCGTGAAGAGGAGATGTCCTACCTTCTGGTGACGGTTATTCTGGCCGGAGTCTTTACGCTTCCTCTCTGGACGAAACTCTCTCAGGCGGCAGGCAAGAAGACAACAATTATCTGCGGCCTGCTCCTCTGGGCGGTCAGCCAGCTGGGTTGGATGCTGCTCACTCCCGGTTCTCCGTCCTATCTGGTATATCTTATTGGTGCAATTGTAGGTGCCGGCTATGGTGTTGCCCATGTCATTCCCTGGTCCATGCTTCCTGACGTACTCGATGCAGATGAGCTACGGACAGGCTTAAGGCGAGAGGGACTGTATTCCGGAATCATGACATTCTTCATGAAGACATCTAATTCGCTGGCCATTTTTCTGATTGGAATCCTGCTGGAGGCTGCCGGTTATATGCCCAATCAAATTCAGGACGGGCCTGCGCAAATGACCATCCGAACTACGATGACGTTCGCGCCGGAGCTCTTTATTGTTGCAGGTTTAATCGCTGCATTCCTCTACCCGCTGGGGAAGGACGATTATGAGAGAAACCGGGTAAGGCTGTATGAACAATCTAAGACTAGCTGA
- a CDS encoding MDR family MFS transporter encodes MSKEAAVNISSIRKGPIVVIMILGAFLATLNQTIMSVVLPELMIDFSISASTAQWLTTGYMLVSGVLIPITAYLMQRFTTRELFQTSMVIFLAGTVISALATNFPVLLTGRLTQAVGSGIIMPLLMNVILTLYPPEKRGAAMGMVGLAVIFAPAVGPTLAGYILESYSWETMFYGMIPLVSIIIIGGFIYLKNVSVRSYAKLDLLSVVISTIGLGTLLYGFSRAGSEGWLSTEVLLSLGVGVLSLGLFTWRQLVSQSPLLELRAFKYKMFSLTTIINMAVTIVMYADMILLPLYLQNARGYTAMESGFLLLPGSLVMGILMPVTGKLFDRFGAKWLAITGLLILIATTISFTNLTDSTGYLYMVLMSTGRRIGLAMILMPIQTAGLNQLPAKLNAHGTAISNTVKQVAGAVGTSLLVTVMASSTKTHMQDLMAAGGTQEHSLMEASIQGINDAYLVIVGISIIGLLLSLFIKRVGQPSQEDSDIKLKKLNVEEARN; translated from the coding sequence GTGAGCAAAGAAGCAGCAGTAAATATCAGTTCCATAAGAAAAGGTCCCATCGTGGTCATTATGATTTTGGGTGCTTTTCTTGCGACACTGAATCAGACGATTATGAGTGTTGTGCTGCCGGAATTAATGATTGATTTCAGCATATCAGCTTCCACCGCCCAGTGGCTGACAACCGGTTATATGCTGGTTAGCGGTGTCCTGATTCCGATTACAGCCTATTTGATGCAACGGTTTACGACGCGGGAGCTTTTCCAGACTTCAATGGTTATTTTTCTGGCCGGAACGGTTATATCGGCGCTCGCAACAAACTTCCCAGTTCTGTTAACCGGACGCCTGACGCAGGCAGTAGGCTCTGGAATTATTATGCCGCTGCTGATGAATGTGATTCTAACCCTCTATCCTCCTGAGAAACGGGGGGCAGCTATGGGCATGGTCGGGTTAGCCGTCATTTTCGCTCCGGCGGTTGGACCTACTCTGGCAGGATATATTCTGGAAAGCTACAGCTGGGAAACCATGTTTTACGGGATGATCCCTTTGGTCTCCATAATTATTATTGGCGGCTTCATCTATTTAAAGAATGTATCGGTGCGCTCCTATGCCAAACTGGACCTGTTAAGCGTCGTGATCTCCACAATCGGCTTGGGAACCTTGCTGTATGGCTTCAGCCGGGCTGGCAGCGAAGGCTGGTTAAGCACCGAAGTTCTCTTATCTCTTGGTGTGGGCGTCCTATCCCTTGGCTTATTTACCTGGCGGCAGCTGGTGTCCCAGAGTCCGCTTCTGGAGCTCCGCGCCTTCAAATATAAGATGTTCTCCTTAACCACTATTATCAATATGGCGGTTACGATCGTTATGTATGCTGATATGATATTGCTCCCGCTGTATCTGCAGAATGCCCGTGGTTACACGGCCATGGAGTCCGGATTCCTGCTGCTTCCCGGCTCGCTGGTGATGGGCATCCTGATGCCGGTTACCGGTAAGCTGTTCGACAGGTTCGGCGCCAAATGGCTTGCCATCACCGGTTTACTGATTCTGATTGCTACGACCATCAGCTTTACTAACTTAACAGACTCGACCGGCTACCTGTACATGGTCCTCATGTCAACCGGCCGGCGAATCGGATTAGCCATGATCCTTATGCCTATTCAAACCGCAGGGTTGAATCAGCTGCCAGCCAAGCTTAATGCACACGGAACCGCCATTTCCAATACGGTTAAACAAGTAGCCGGCGCTGTAGGTACTTCTCTGCTCGTTACCGTCATGGCAAGCAGCACCAAGACGCATATGCAGGATTTGATGGCCGCAGGCGGGACACAGGAGCATTCGCTTATGGAAGCTTCTATCCAGGGGATTAATGATGCTTACCTCGTAATTGTGGGAATCAGCATCATCGGTCTATTGCTCTCCTTGTTCATCAAGCGTGTCGGGCAACCCTCACAGGAGGATTCCGACATTAAGCTGAAGAAGCTGAATGTGGAAGAGGCACGAAATTAA
- a CDS encoding SoxR reducing system RseC family protein produces MNETTRNEGQFVGYEYKDVTVKRRMEQVYTDGYANFGWALDGTSTPLKNVGTVTLKFKRDRKIRNKVELTRLQRQFDASVVEIGALENSKVIRASAVAYIVGVIGTAFMAGSVFANQDDRLALSVLLAIPGFVGWIIPYLLYCNISKKKSNKVAPLIDQKYDEIYELCQQANSLLAQ; encoded by the coding sequence ATGAATGAGACCACCAGAAACGAAGGTCAGTTTGTAGGTTATGAGTACAAGGATGTAACGGTAAAGCGGAGAATGGAGCAGGTGTATACCGACGGTTATGCTAATTTTGGCTGGGCGCTGGATGGCACTTCAACCCCATTAAAGAATGTGGGTACAGTAACTTTGAAGTTCAAGCGGGACCGCAAGATCCGTAATAAAGTCGAACTGACCCGCCTGCAGCGCCAGTTTGACGCCTCTGTTGTAGAAATCGGGGCTCTGGAAAACTCCAAGGTCATCCGCGCTTCTGCCGTTGCCTATATCGTCGGTGTTATTGGAACAGCGTTTATGGCCGGCTCTGTATTTGCTAATCAGGATGACAGACTGGCTCTTTCGGTCCTCCTGGCAATTCCGGGTTTCGTTGGCTGGATCATCCCGTATCTTCTCTATTGTAATATCAGCAAGAAAAAGTCAAATAAGGTGGCGCCGCTGATTGATCAGAAATATGACGAGATCTACGAGTTGTGTCAACAGGCGAATTCCTTGCTGGCCCAATAA
- a CDS encoding methyl-accepting chemotaxis protein yields MESNFIKTNRIRVNKIITVMLWGVFAGSIILFFMGQVLGAIAGSLFIELITATLLILKTKKHTLTMAILFMAILTCTVNYIGGTYTAIIIATVLCIVSLYSNKAILFSFGGLYTITFSVMHFAGNNPDNPGGLDYYFINMGFLALLTLVLYFVCKRSADLIEISNSNEAEARNNAAEAQNMIRVIGENTVLLHGNIDNSNKDIRVLRNISDIMSTKISEVSQDVAHQSNSLVQIHSMINSADTEMAGINVMSTELAKTSDAASQTMAQSAEQFRQMDEQMKIINLAVQESFSTVGTLNKSIEQVNGFLAAISQIASETNLLALNARIEAARAGEAGAGFSVVALQIKRLAEQCAGTVDDINEIVQDIKAKTNAVLKKATDEEAAVLKGNVITKQVIGSFEQVSSAFKMIDHYIEAELDKIVHVSEMFTQIREQSDNISAIAHKNLTATTELLGANKEQDDRIEIICTSIEKISHSSVQLQELIETPVF; encoded by the coding sequence ATGGAAAGCAATTTTATAAAAACAAACAGGATCAGGGTAAACAAAATCATTACCGTTATGCTGTGGGGCGTCTTTGCAGGATCAATCATCCTATTCTTCATGGGACAGGTGCTGGGCGCAATTGCCGGTTCACTCTTTATTGAGCTAATTACCGCAACCTTATTAATCCTGAAAACTAAAAAGCATACATTAACCATGGCGATTCTGTTTATGGCGATTCTTACTTGTACGGTTAACTATATTGGCGGAACATATACCGCTATCATAATAGCAACCGTGTTATGCATAGTTTCTCTGTATTCAAATAAAGCTATACTCTTTAGTTTTGGCGGTTTATACACCATTACATTTTCGGTCATGCATTTTGCAGGCAACAATCCGGACAATCCTGGCGGCCTAGATTACTACTTCATCAATATGGGCTTTTTGGCGCTGCTTACATTGGTGCTGTATTTTGTATGCAAGCGGAGTGCGGATTTAATAGAAATATCCAACAGCAATGAGGCTGAGGCGCGAAATAATGCGGCTGAGGCCCAAAATATGATCCGCGTCATCGGTGAAAATACTGTTCTGCTGCACGGTAATATTGATAATAGCAACAAGGATATTCGCGTGCTAAGAAACATCAGCGACATCATGTCAACCAAAATCAGCGAAGTCTCACAGGATGTTGCCCATCAATCAAATAGCCTGGTCCAGATTCATTCGATGATAAACAGTGCGGATACGGAGATGGCCGGGATCAATGTGATGTCCACAGAGCTGGCAAAAACATCAGATGCTGCCAGCCAAACTATGGCGCAGAGCGCGGAACAGTTCCGTCAGATGGATGAGCAGATGAAGATTATCAATTTAGCTGTACAGGAATCTTTCTCTACGGTTGGCACTCTTAATAAAAGTATAGAACAGGTAAACGGTTTTCTCGCTGCTATTAGCCAAATCGCCAGTGAAACAAACCTGTTAGCGCTTAATGCCAGAATTGAAGCAGCGCGGGCTGGAGAAGCCGGAGCCGGATTTAGTGTGGTAGCCTTGCAAATTAAAAGGCTTGCAGAACAATGCGCCGGAACCGTCGATGATATCAATGAAATTGTACAGGATATCAAGGCGAAGACTAATGCTGTCTTGAAGAAAGCCACCGATGAAGAAGCGGCTGTTCTAAAAGGCAATGTGATTACTAAGCAGGTAATCGGCAGTTTTGAGCAAGTCAGCTCTGCATTTAAAATGATTGATCATTATATAGAAGCTGAGCTCGATAAAATTGTTCATGTAAGCGAAATGTTCACGCAGATACGTGAGCAATCCGACAATATCTCCGCTATTGCCCATAAGAATCTGACGGCAACCACGGAGCTTCTTGGCGCCAATAAAGAGCAGGATGACCGAATTGAAATTATCTGTACATCCATTGAGAAGATCAGCCATTCCAGTGTACAGCTGCAAGAGCTAATTGAAACTCCTGTTTTCTGA